Proteins encoded together in one Mycobacterium simiae window:
- the kstR2 gene encoding TetR family transcriptional regulator KstR2, whose amino-acid sequence MDRVTGQANSRRDELLELAARMFAERGLRATTVRDIADGAGILSGSLYHHFASKEEMVDEVLRSFLDWLFARYREIIEAQANPLERLKGLFMASFEAIEHRHAQVVIYQDEAQRLLAQPRFAYIEDMNRQQRKMWVELLHQGVDEGYFRPDLDVDLVYRFIRDTTWVSVRWYRPGGPLTAEQVGRQYLAIVLGGITAEVSKE is encoded by the coding sequence ATGGACCGCGTGACCGGTCAGGCCAATAGTCGACGAGACGAGTTGCTCGAACTCGCCGCGAGGATGTTCGCCGAACGCGGACTGCGGGCCACCACGGTGCGGGACATCGCCGATGGCGCCGGGATTTTGTCGGGGAGCCTGTATCACCATTTTGCCTCGAAAGAGGAGATGGTCGACGAAGTGCTGCGCAGCTTCCTGGACTGGCTGTTCGCCCGATATCGCGAAATCATCGAGGCGCAGGCCAATCCCCTGGAGCGGCTCAAGGGACTGTTCATGGCGTCGTTCGAAGCGATCGAGCATCGGCACGCGCAGGTCGTCATCTATCAGGACGAAGCCCAGCGGCTGTTGGCCCAACCACGGTTCGCCTATATCGAGGACATGAATCGCCAGCAGCGCAAGATGTGGGTCGAGTTGCTGCATCAAGGTGTCGACGAGGGCTACTTCCGGCCCGACCTCGACGTCGATCTTGTCTACCGTTTCATCCGCGACACCACCTGGGTGTCGGTGCGCTGGTATCGACCCGGCGGGCCACTCACCGCCGAACAAGTGGGTCGGCAATATCTCGCCATCGTGCTCGGTGGGATCACGGCCGAAGTTTCCAAGGAATAA
- the ipdC gene encoding (3aS,4S,5R,7aS)-5-hydroxy-7a-methyl-1-oxo-octahydro-1H-indene-4-carboxyl-CoA dehydrogenase has protein sequence MKLRTPLTELVGVEHPVVQTGMGWVAGARLVAATANAGGLGILASATMTLDELATAIDKVKAATDKPFGVNIRADAADAGDRVELMIREGVKVASFALAPKQELIARLKEAGAVVIPSIGAAKHARKVASWGADAMIVQGGEGGGHTGPVATTLLLPSVLDAVRGSSIPVIAAGGFFDGRGLAAALSYGAAGVAMGTRFLLTSDSTVPDAVKQRYLQAALDGTVVTTRVDGMPHRVLRTGLVEKLESGSPLRGFSAALRNAAKFKHMSQMTWRSMITDGMAMRHGKEMTWSQVVMAANTPMLLKAGLVEGNTEAGVLASGQVAGILEDLPSCAELIESIVRDAIKHLQSASALIED, from the coding sequence ATGAAGCTGCGTACACCGCTGACCGAGCTGGTCGGAGTCGAGCATCCGGTGGTCCAAACCGGGATGGGCTGGGTCGCCGGGGCGCGGCTGGTGGCGGCCACCGCCAACGCGGGCGGGCTCGGCATCTTGGCGTCGGCCACCATGACATTGGACGAATTGGCGACGGCCATCGATAAGGTCAAGGCCGCGACGGACAAACCGTTCGGCGTCAATATCCGCGCCGACGCCGCCGACGCCGGTGATCGGGTCGAGTTGATGATCCGCGAGGGCGTCAAGGTGGCGTCATTCGCGCTGGCACCCAAACAGGAGCTGATCGCCCGCCTCAAAGAGGCCGGCGCCGTGGTGATTCCGTCGATCGGCGCGGCCAAACACGCGCGCAAAGTGGCCAGCTGGGGTGCCGACGCGATGATCGTGCAGGGCGGCGAGGGCGGTGGGCATACCGGGCCGGTCGCGACGACCCTGCTGTTGCCGTCGGTGCTCGACGCGGTGCGGGGCTCCAGCATCCCGGTCATCGCAGCGGGCGGGTTCTTCGATGGCCGCGGCCTGGCGGCGGCGTTGTCCTATGGTGCGGCCGGCGTGGCGATGGGTACCCGGTTCCTGCTCACTTCGGATTCGACCGTGCCGGACGCCGTCAAACAGCGCTATCTGCAGGCCGCCCTGGACGGCACCGTGGTCACCACTCGCGTCGACGGGATGCCGCATCGCGTGCTGCGTACCGGACTGGTCGAGAAGCTGGAAAGCGGCTCGCCGCTAAGGGGTTTCAGTGCCGCGCTGCGCAATGCCGCAAAGTTCAAGCATATGTCGCAAATGACCTGGCGGTCGATGATCACCGACGGCATGGCGATGCGCCACGGCAAAGAGATGACCTGGTCGCAGGTCGTGATGGCGGCCAACACGCCGATGCTGTTGAAAGCCGGACTGGTGGAAGGCAATACGGAGGCGGGCGTGCTGGCGTCGGGTCAGGTGGCCGGCATCCTCGAGGACCTGCCGTCGTGTGCCGAACTGATCGAGTCGATCGTGCGCGACGCGATCAAGCACCTGCAGTCGGCGTCCGCGCTGATCGAGGATTGA
- the ipdA gene encoding cholesterol ring-cleaving hydrolase subunit IpdA — protein sequence MADKTTTLDEAVAGLRNGMTIGIGGWGSRRKPMAFVRAILRTDVKDLTVVTYGGPDLGLLCAAGKVKRVYYGFVSLDSPPFYDPWFAKARSAGQIEAREMDEGMLRCGLQAAAQRLPFLPIRAGLGSSVPDFWEGELKTVTSPYPTDGGNETLIAMPALRLDAAFAHLNLGDSQGNAAYTGIDPYFDDLFLMAADRRYLSVERVVPTEDLVKAVPPQALLVNRMMVDAVVQAPNGAHFTTAAPDYGRDEKFQRHYAEAASTDEGWQKFTQTYLSGSEDDYQAAVRAFGQEAVK from the coding sequence GCAACGGCATGACCATCGGCATCGGCGGCTGGGGCTCGCGGCGCAAGCCGATGGCGTTCGTGCGCGCCATCCTGCGCACCGACGTCAAAGACCTGACCGTGGTCACCTATGGCGGTCCGGACCTCGGCCTGCTCTGCGCGGCCGGCAAGGTCAAGCGCGTCTACTACGGCTTCGTCTCGCTCGACTCGCCGCCGTTCTACGACCCGTGGTTCGCCAAGGCCCGCAGCGCCGGCCAGATCGAAGCACGGGAGATGGACGAGGGCATGCTGCGGTGCGGTCTGCAGGCCGCCGCACAACGGTTGCCATTCCTGCCGATTCGTGCCGGGCTGGGCAGCTCGGTGCCGGACTTTTGGGAGGGCGAGTTAAAAACCGTGACCTCGCCCTACCCAACGGATGGCGGCAACGAGACGCTGATCGCCATGCCGGCGCTGCGCCTGGACGCCGCCTTTGCCCACCTGAATCTCGGGGACAGCCAAGGCAATGCCGCCTACACCGGAATCGATCCCTACTTCGACGACCTGTTCCTGATGGCCGCCGACCGGCGTTACCTCTCGGTGGAGCGCGTCGTCCCGACCGAGGACCTGGTCAAGGCAGTGCCCCCGCAGGCGCTGCTGGTGAACCGTATGATGGTGGATGCCGTCGTGCAAGCACCCAACGGCGCCCACTTCACCACCGCGGCACCGGATTACGGTCGCGACGAGAAGTTCCAGCGGCATTACGCTGAGGCGGCATCGACCGACGAGGGCTGGCAGAAGTTCACCCAGACCTATCTGTCGGGCAGCGAAGACGACTATCAAGCCGCCGTGCGCGCGTTTGGTCAGGAGGCCGTAAAGTGA
- the ipdB gene encoding cholesterol ring-cleaving hydrolase subunit IpdB, which yields MTATRAEVCAVACAELFRDAGEIMVSPMTNMASVGARLARLTFSPDILLTDGEAQLLADTPALGAPGAVEGWMPFGRVFETLAWGRRHVVMGANQVDRFGNQNISAFGPLQQPTRQMFGVRGAPGNAINHATSYWVGNHSKRVFCEKVDIVCGIGWDNVDADNPAFRFANTYRVVSNLGVFDFGGPDRTMRAVSLHPGVSADEVRENTSFEIHGLDEADESRLPAEEELRLIREAVDPKSLRDREIRS from the coding sequence GTGACCGCCACCCGGGCCGAAGTGTGTGCAGTCGCCTGCGCGGAGTTGTTCCGGGACGCCGGTGAAATCATGGTCAGCCCCATGACGAACATGGCTTCGGTGGGCGCGCGGCTGGCTCGGTTGACGTTCTCGCCCGACATTTTGCTGACCGACGGGGAGGCGCAGCTGCTGGCCGACACTCCCGCGCTGGGGGCCCCGGGTGCCGTCGAAGGGTGGATGCCGTTCGGCCGCGTCTTCGAAACCCTGGCTTGGGGCCGGCGGCACGTGGTGATGGGCGCCAATCAGGTTGACCGCTTTGGGAATCAGAACATCTCCGCCTTCGGACCACTGCAACAGCCCACCCGGCAGATGTTCGGCGTGCGCGGCGCACCCGGCAACGCCATCAACCACGCGACCAGTTACTGGGTCGGCAACCATTCCAAGCGGGTGTTCTGCGAAAAGGTGGACATCGTCTGCGGAATCGGCTGGGACAACGTCGATGCCGACAATCCGGCATTCCGTTTCGCCAACACCTACCGGGTGGTGTCCAACCTCGGCGTCTTCGACTTCGGCGGCCCCGACCGGACCATGCGAGCGGTGAGCCTGCACCCCGGAGTGTCGGCCGACGAGGTGCGAGAAAACACCTCGTTCGAGATCCACGGGCTTGACGAGGCGGACGAAAGCCGGCTGCCGGCCGAGGAGGAACTGCGTCTGATCCGCGAGGCCGTCGACCCGAAGTCGCTGCGGGACAGAGAGATCCGGTCGTGA
- the fadA6 gene encoding steroid 3-ketoacyl-CoA thiolase FadA6, translating into MTEAYVIDAVRTAVGKRNGALAGIHPIDLGAHAWRGLLDRVDVDPAAVDDVIAGCVDAIGGQAGNIARLSWLAAGYPEEVPGVTVDRQCGSSQQAISFGAQAIMAGTADLIVAGGMQNMSWIPISSAMTVGEQFGFTSPTNESKQWLHRYGDQEISQFRGAEMIAEKWNLSREEMEQYSLTSHERAFAAIRSGHFDNEIITVESESGPFRVDEGPRESSLEKMAGLKTLVEGGRLTAAMASQISDGASAVLLASDRAVKEHKLTPRARIHHISARAADPVFMLTGPIPATRYALDKTGLSIGDIDTIEINEAFAPVVMAWLKEVKADPEKVNPNGGAIALGHPLGATGAKLFTTMLNELERTGGRYGLQTMCEGGGTANVTIIERL; encoded by the coding sequence ATGACTGAGGCGTACGTCATTGACGCTGTACGTACCGCGGTCGGCAAGCGCAACGGCGCACTGGCCGGGATCCATCCCATCGACCTGGGCGCTCATGCGTGGCGCGGGCTGCTCGACCGGGTCGACGTCGATCCCGCCGCGGTTGACGATGTGATCGCCGGCTGCGTCGACGCCATCGGCGGGCAGGCGGGCAACATCGCGCGGCTCTCCTGGCTGGCGGCCGGCTACCCCGAGGAGGTCCCGGGCGTCACTGTGGACCGCCAGTGCGGTTCCAGTCAACAAGCGATTTCCTTTGGCGCGCAGGCGATCATGGCGGGGACGGCCGATCTGATCGTGGCCGGTGGCATGCAGAACATGAGCTGGATTCCGATCTCGTCGGCGATGACGGTCGGCGAGCAGTTCGGTTTCACCTCGCCCACCAACGAGTCCAAGCAGTGGCTGCACCGCTACGGCGATCAGGAGATTTCCCAATTCCGTGGCGCCGAGATGATCGCCGAGAAGTGGAACCTGTCGCGCGAGGAGATGGAGCAGTACTCGCTAACCAGCCACGAGCGCGCGTTCGCGGCGATTCGCAGCGGCCACTTCGACAACGAAATCATCACCGTGGAAAGCGAATCGGGGCCGTTCCGGGTGGATGAGGGGCCCCGCGAGTCGTCGCTGGAGAAGATGGCCGGACTTAAAACTCTCGTCGAGGGCGGCCGGCTCACGGCGGCGATGGCCAGCCAGATCTCCGACGGTGCCAGCGCGGTGCTGCTCGCCTCGGATCGGGCGGTCAAGGAGCACAAGCTGACGCCACGCGCGCGCATCCACCACATCAGCGCCCGGGCGGCCGACCCGGTGTTCATGCTCACCGGTCCCATCCCGGCCACTCGCTACGCGCTGGACAAGACCGGCCTGTCCATCGGCGACATCGACACCATCGAGATCAACGAGGCGTTCGCACCGGTGGTGATGGCGTGGCTCAAGGAAGTCAAGGCCGATCCGGAGAAGGTCAACCCCAACGGCGGCGCGATCGCCCTCGGCCATCCGCTGGGCGCCACCGGCGCAAAACTGTTCACCACGATGCTCAACGAGCTCGAGCGCACCGGTGGCCGTTACGGTTTGCAGACGATGTGTGAGGGCGGTGGGACGGCCAACGTGACCATCATCGAGCGGCTGTAA